In [Clostridium] cellulosi, one genomic interval encodes:
- the rlmN gene encoding putative dual-specificity RNA methyltransferase RlmN (High confidence in function and specificity), with protein MGDKTDIKSLTPKQLEEFFVGMGEPAFRARQVFSWLHKGVCSFDDMTNLPIGLREKLKNNCEIICPIIKKKLVSEVDDTLKYLYGFSDGENVESVLMSYHHGNTICISTQAGCRMNCAFCASSLKGLSRNLTPSEMLSQVLTAQIDSGRRISNVVLMGIGEPLDNYDNVLTFLKILSAPGGINIGQRHISLSTCGVVDRIYDLMEEKLQLTLSVSLHAPNDEIRSRIMPINKKWKVDELLKACRDYTAATKRRISFEYALIAGVNDTPECARQLSAKLRGMLCHVNLIPANEVKERGVKRSSSAAVKRFYDILSGCGITVTIRRTLGSDINASCGQLRFQHGTEQGGN; from the coding sequence ATGGGAGATAAAACGGATATAAAATCTTTAACGCCGAAACAGCTTGAAGAGTTCTTTGTTGGTATGGGTGAGCCTGCCTTTCGGGCACGTCAGGTTTTTTCGTGGCTGCACAAAGGTGTATGCAGCTTTGATGATATGACCAATCTCCCGATTGGATTAAGGGAGAAGCTGAAAAATAATTGTGAAATAATTTGCCCTATTATTAAGAAAAAGCTTGTATCCGAAGTAGATGATACGTTAAAATATCTCTATGGATTTAGTGATGGGGAAAATGTTGAGAGTGTTTTGATGAGCTACCATCACGGCAATACGATATGTATTTCAACCCAAGCGGGCTGCCGCATGAATTGTGCTTTCTGCGCCTCATCGTTAAAGGGGCTTTCGAGGAATCTAACCCCGTCAGAAATGCTTTCACAGGTGCTGACTGCACAGATTGACTCAGGCAGACGGATTTCGAATGTTGTCCTGATGGGTATTGGCGAACCGCTTGACAACTATGACAATGTGCTGACTTTTCTCAAGATACTTTCAGCCCCGGGCGGCATTAATATAGGCCAGCGTCACATATCGCTTTCAACTTGCGGCGTTGTCGACAGAATCTATGACCTTATGGAAGAAAAGCTGCAGTTGACCCTTTCAGTTTCGCTTCACGCGCCGAATGATGAAATCCGGTCGCGCATAATGCCGATCAATAAAAAGTGGAAAGTCGACGAATTGCTCAAAGCGTGCAGGGATTACACTGCTGCTACTAAGCGCAGAATTTCGTTTGAATACGCTCTTATCGCCGGTGTAAACGACACTCCTGAATGCGCCCGCCAGTTGAGCGCTAAACTTCGCGGAATGTTGTGTCATGTCAACCTCATCCCAGCAAACGAGGTGAAGGAACGCGGAGTAAAAAGGAGCAGCAGCGCTGCGGTAAAGCGCTTTTATGATATATTATCTGGATGCGGTATAACTGTAACCATACGCCGCACATTAGGCTCTGATATAAATGCGTCCTGTGGACAGCTCAGGTTTCAGCATGGTACAGAGCAGGGAGGAAACTGA
- a CDS encoding sun protein (High confidence in function and specificity), producing MPSPRKTALDILLKIEKDKSYSNLLVDSYLSGGSLQGRDAAFMTTLVYGVLENMICLDYFISHFSARSAAKLDPKVRNILRLGAYQIIFLDHVPNHAAVSESVELAKKCGVSRASGFINAVLRKISQQSDLPYPDKQRDLKRYLHVRYSCPNWLLSKWIKEYGIDNTVGFLEGFEKRPAAVLRVNTLKISSEELIERLSEEGINAKKVPFPDHALEVDRLPDLRNSKAFNEGLFIVQNTASQVCCYACGAKPGDTVIDMCAAPGGKSFTLAFNMQNKGRILSLELYENRLKLINDGARRLSVDIIETMQNDASKHNEALGKADIVLCDVPCSGLGVIGRKPEIRYKDPAEFDGLPDLQYAILSEGAEHVKDGGTLVYSTCTLSRAENDEVAERFLENHREFSAALPRVVVDFAGKGASGSAYATLMPNVTGTDGFFISVFKKTK from the coding sequence ATGCCGTCACCTCGAAAAACGGCGCTTGATATTCTGCTTAAAATTGAAAAGGACAAAAGTTACTCAAATCTGCTTGTTGACTCATATCTTTCAGGCGGCTCGCTGCAGGGCAGGGACGCCGCTTTTATGACCACATTGGTTTACGGCGTCCTTGAAAATATGATTTGCCTTGATTATTTTATTTCGCATTTCAGCGCCAGAAGCGCCGCAAAGTTAGACCCTAAAGTGAGGAACATCTTGCGCCTCGGCGCCTATCAGATTATATTTCTTGACCATGTTCCGAACCATGCGGCAGTCAGCGAATCGGTTGAACTGGCGAAAAAATGCGGGGTTTCCCGGGCGTCGGGTTTTATTAACGCAGTACTTAGAAAAATTTCACAGCAGTCCGATTTGCCGTATCCCGACAAGCAGCGCGATTTAAAACGCTATCTGCATGTCCGTTATTCCTGCCCAAATTGGCTTTTGAGCAAGTGGATAAAGGAATACGGCATTGATAATACCGTAGGATTCCTCGAAGGGTTTGAAAAAAGGCCGGCTGCTGTGTTGCGGGTTAATACGCTTAAAATTTCATCAGAAGAATTGATTGAGCGACTGTCCGAAGAAGGGATAAATGCCAAGAAAGTGCCCTTCCCTGACCATGCGCTTGAAGTGGACAGACTTCCGGATTTGAGAAACAGCAAAGCCTTTAATGAGGGGCTTTTTATAGTACAGAATACAGCCTCTCAGGTGTGCTGTTATGCCTGCGGGGCGAAGCCGGGGGACACGGTTATTGATATGTGCGCAGCTCCCGGCGGAAAGAGCTTTACCCTCGCCTTTAATATGCAAAACAAGGGCAGGATACTGTCCCTTGAGCTTTATGAAAACCGCTTGAAATTGATTAACGACGGCGCGCGCCGCCTTTCTGTTGATATAATAGAAACAATGCAGAACGACGCCTCAAAGCACAATGAGGCCTTAGGCAAAGCTGATATTGTCTTGTGTGACGTCCCCTGCTCCGGGCTCGGGGTTATCGGACGCAAGCCTGAAATCAGATATAAAGATCCTGCCGAATTTGACGGATTGCCAGATTTGCAGTATGCTATACTAAGTGAGGGCGCGGAGCATGTTAAAGACGGCGGGACACTTGTATATTCTACATGTACGCTGAGCCGCGCTGAAAATGATGAAGTGGCCGAGCGTTTTCTTGAAAACCATAGGGAGTTTTCGGCTGCTTTGCCGCGTGTTGTCGTTGATTTTGCCGGAAAAGGCGCGTCGGGAAGCGCTTATGCCACGTTAATGCCAAACGTCACCGGCACAGACGGATTTTTCATTTCAGTTTTTAAGAAGACTAAATAA